From one Gossypium hirsutum isolate 1008001.06 chromosome D08, Gossypium_hirsutum_v2.1, whole genome shotgun sequence genomic stretch:
- the LOC107938679 gene encoding aspartic proteinase CDR1, producing MAAAIVFAIISLSTRCLTDAQNVGFSVELIHRDSIKSPFYNPFETTFDRVTNAFRRSFSRVHRFYPNSITTTEANPDIIVNTGEYLMNISLGTPSFSVVALADTGSDLIWTQCSPCSQCFKQDAPLFDPTKSSTYRKMSCSSNSCENIQGGTCASPTDTSCIYSVTYGDNSFSKGDIAYDILTLGSTTGQAVALPDTIIGCGNNNAGTFSGKASGIIGLGGGEISLINQLGSPINGKFSYCLLPMTQIGKSSKMNFGSNAIVSGTGTVSTPLIEKSPTTFYFLTLKAISVGTQRIEFKGSSFGTDEGNIVIDSGTTLTLLPSDFYSQLESAMDSKFNGIRAQGPQGFNLCYVAIHEFEAPEVTVHFANADVKLKTLNTFVKVDDSTACFAFSPAQNIAIYGNLAQMNFLIGYDTKSQTVSFKPSDCSKN from the coding sequence ATGGCAGCAGCGATTGTTTTTGCTATCATTTCTCTCTCAACCCGTTGCCTTACTGATGCTCAAAATGTTGGCTTCAGTGTCGAATTAATCCACCGTGACTCCATTAAATCTCCCTTTTACAATCCTTTCGAAACTACCTTCGATCGTGTCACCAATGCCTTTCGTCGTTCCTTCAGTCGTGTTCATCGTTTCTATCCGAATTCCATCACAACAACGGAAGCAAATCCCGATATTATCGTCAACACGGGTGAGTATTTGATGAACATATCACTTGGTACCCCAAGTTTCAGTGTTGTTGCACTTGCTGATACAGGAAGTGATCTTATTTGGACTCAATGCTCGCCTTGTTCACAGTGCTTCAAGCAAGACGCACCACTTTTCGACCCAACCAAATCATCCACTTACAGAAAGATGTCTTGTAGTTCAAATTCATGCGAGAACATTCAAGGGGGCACTTGTGCTAGTCCTACTGATACTTCTTGCATTTATTCAGTTACTTATGGTGATAATTCTTTCTCAAAAGGTGATATCGCTTATGATATACTCACCTTGGGTTCGACAACTGGTCAGGCAGTGGCTCTCCCTGACACAATCATTGGATGTGGAAACAACAATGCTGGTACATTCAGTGGTAAAGCCTCTGGTATCATTGGCCTTGGAGGTGGCGAAATTTCACTTATTAACCAATTGGGAAGTCCCATTAATGGCAAATTCTCATACTGCTTGTTACCAATGACCCAAATAGGAAAATCCAGCAAAATGAACTTTGGGTCTAATGCAATAGTTTCAGGAACTGGAACTGTTTCAACTCCATTAATTGAAAAATCCCCCACCACTTTTTACTTCCTTACACTTAAGGCCATTAGTGTTGGTACCCAAAGAATAGAGTTCAAAGGCTCCTCTTTCGGAACAGACGAAGGCAACATAGTTATTGATTCAGGCACTACATTGACTCTTCTCCCATCAGATTTTTACTCACAACTGGAATCAGCCATGGACAGCAAGTTTAATGGTATAAGGGCTCAAGGTCCCCAGGGTTTTAATTTATGCTACGTTGCTATACACGAATTTGAAGCACCTGAAGTTACAGTACATTTTGCTAATGCTGATGTGAAATTAAAGACCTTGAACACCTTCGTCAAGGTTGATGACTCAACTGCTTGCTTCGCTTTCAGTCCTGCGCAGAATATTGCGATTTATGGTAACTTGGCTcaaatgaatttcttgattggaTATGATACTAAATCACAGACGGTCTCGTTTAAGCCCAGTGATTGCTCCAAGAATTAG